In Paraflavitalea devenefica, the following are encoded in one genomic region:
- the tsaE gene encoding tRNA (adenosine(37)-N6)-threonylcarbamoyltransferase complex ATPase subunit type 1 TsaE: MELRFTLEGIQDAARQFWQAAAGAKVFAFHGAMGAGKTTFIHALCDVKGVSSTVGSPTFSIINEYAWPGGTMFHIDLYRLKDVEEAIQAGVEDCLYSGNICLVEWPERAEPIFPDHTVPVFISAPDHQTRLLRIGDK, from the coding sequence ATGGAATTACGGTTTACGCTGGAAGGCATCCAGGATGCAGCCCGGCAATTCTGGCAGGCAGCAGCAGGGGCGAAGGTTTTTGCTTTCCATGGCGCTATGGGAGCCGGCAAAACTACTTTTATCCATGCCCTCTGTGATGTAAAGGGGGTAAGCAGTACAGTGGGCAGTCCTACTTTTTCCATCATTAATGAGTATGCCTGGCCGGGTGGAACGATGTTCCATATTGACCTGTACCGGCTGAAGGATGTGGAGGAAGCCATCCAGGCTGGCGTGGAAGATTGCCTGTATTCCGGTAATATCTGCCTGGTGGAATGGCCGGAGAGGGCGGAGCCAATTTTCCCTGATCATACCGTACCTGTATTCATCAGCGCCCCTGACCATCAAACCCGCCTTCTGAGGATCGGGGATAAATGA